A single window of Synechococcus sp. C9 DNA harbors:
- a CDS encoding DUF760 domain-containing protein: MLGANELETNHLWEYVQSLSPEVVEQLSLPTSPEARQVMERNILGLLGHLPAEHFRVQITVDREHLGRLLASAMVSGYFLRNVEQRYALDNYYRSLQDSNPS; this comes from the coding sequence ATGCTTGGAGCAAATGAACTAGAGACCAACCATCTTTGGGAATATGTTCAATCCCTGTCCCCGGAGGTCGTGGAACAATTGTCCCTGCCCACCAGCCCGGAAGCCCGTCAGGTGATGGAACGGAACATTTTGGGGCTATTGGGGCATCTGCCTGCGGAACATTTCCGGGTGCAAATTACCGTAGATCGGGAGCATTTGGGGCGGTTGCTGGCTTCAGCGATGGTGAGTGGTTATTTCCTGCGGAACGTGGAACAGCGCTATGCCCTCGACAACTATTATCGTTCCCTTCAGGATTCCAACCCCTCCTGA
- a CDS encoding DUF488 domain-containing protein, with the protein MIKLFTIGFTRKSAAQFFEGLKQAGVKKLIDTRLNNTSQLSGFAKQSDLEYFLDKIGQIRYEHCLPLAPTQDVLDGYKKKKISWNEYEKAYLELIQKRQIESLLKPEDLDQACFLCSEDKPHYCHRRLAAEYLQSRLNNLQIIHL; encoded by the coding sequence ATGATTAAATTATTTACGATTGGATTCACCCGTAAATCTGCCGCTCAATTTTTTGAGGGATTAAAACAAGCTGGGGTGAAAAAACTAATTGATACTCGGTTAAATAATACCTCCCAATTATCAGGGTTTGCTAAACAATCTGACCTGGAGTATTTCCTAGATAAAATTGGGCAAATCAGATATGAACATTGTTTACCATTGGCTCCAACCCAAGATGTTTTAGATGGATATAAAAAGAAAAAAATTTCTTGGAATGAGTACGAAAAAGCCTATTTAGAACTGATTCAAAAACGGCAGATAGAATCCTTGTTAAAACCAGAAGATTTAGACCAGGCTTGCTTTTTGTGTAGCGAAGATAAACCCCATTACTGCCATCGGCGTTTAGCGGCAGAATATCTGCAATCTCGGTTAAATAATCTCCAAATCATTCATCTTTAG
- a CDS encoding DUF488 domain-containing protein gives MQPLFTIGHSHHSLENFIALLQQHNVTALADVRSMPYSRRLPQFNRQVLEKHLPQAEIRYVFLGKELGARPENPSCYVDGKALYEHIAATPEFSQGIKRILKGVQSHRIALMCAEKDPITCHRAILVCQHLMPFNLEIGHILHDGSLEYHEDLEERMLKLHHLQEEKLGDQLSLFADDPTPKLTQEERLKEAYRRQGLKIAYVEKEQGENHDD, from the coding sequence ATGCAACCGTTGTTTACCATTGGGCATTCTCATCATTCGCTGGAGAATTTTATTGCCCTGCTTCAACAACATAATGTAACGGCTTTGGCGGATGTGCGTTCCATGCCCTACAGCCGACGGTTGCCGCAATTTAATCGCCAAGTTTTAGAAAAACATTTACCCCAAGCGGAAATTCGTTATGTATTTTTGGGGAAAGAACTAGGTGCCCGTCCTGAAAATCCCAGTTGCTATGTGGATGGAAAAGCCCTATATGAACATATCGCCGCTACCCCAGAATTTTCCCAGGGAATTAAACGGATTTTGAAAGGGGTGCAAAGCCATCGGATTGCGCTAATGTGTGCCGAAAAAGACCCGATCACCTGCCATCGGGCGATTTTAGTTTGTCAACATTTAATGCCCTTTAACTTAGAAATCGGTCATATTCTCCATGATGGTTCTTTAGAATATCACGAGGATTTAGAGGAACGAATGTTAAAACTACACCACTTACAGGAGGAAAAATTGGGAGACCAACTTTCTTTATTTGCGGATGATCCCACGCCCAAATTAACCCAAGAAGAACGATTAAAGGAAGCCTACCGCCGCCAAGGGTTAAAGATTGCTTATGTAGAAAAAGAACAAGGTGAGAACCACGATGATTAA
- a CDS encoding homocysteine biosynthesis protein: protein MRTWAEINAKIQAKQAVVWTAAELKARVKEWGVARCARTVDVITTGTFEPMEASGAVLNLGQTDPPIKLRQCWLDGVPCYTGFGAVDVVIGASQLGEDEGAERGGGHVIADLIAGNTVALKAVGQSTDCYPRPTLETRISKDTINQFYLYNPRNLYQNFIVGVNGGDRTLYTYLGPLLPQLGNAVYACTGALSPLLNDPDLRCVGIGTKVFLGGGVGYIAWEGTQHFPLQKRLPNRVPIGPAATVALIGDAQQMQSRWVRGCFFKHYGSSLYLGVGVPFPVLDEQVIVACAVQDEDIVVPVMDFAIPRRVRPSFGLVSYAQLKSGRITINGTQVRTAPLASISWSLEVAEILKSWIERGEFTLNEPIAPLPMDRAFLSQDGLE from the coding sequence CTGCGTACCTGGGCAGAGATCAACGCCAAAATCCAGGCGAAACAAGCGGTGGTGTGGACGGCGGCAGAACTCAAAGCCCGGGTCAAGGAATGGGGGGTCGCCCGCTGTGCCCGTACCGTGGATGTGATTACTACGGGAACCTTCGAGCCGATGGAGGCTTCCGGGGCGGTGCTGAATCTGGGGCAGACGGACCCGCCGATTAAACTGCGCCAATGTTGGTTGGATGGGGTACCGTGCTACACCGGGTTTGGGGCGGTGGATGTGGTGATTGGGGCGTCCCAACTGGGAGAAGACGAGGGAGCGGAGCGGGGGGGCGGTCATGTGATTGCCGATTTGATTGCCGGGAACACGGTTGCCCTCAAGGCGGTGGGGCAAAGTACAGATTGTTATCCCCGCCCAACCTTAGAAACCCGGATTAGCAAAGATACGATCAACCAATTTTATCTGTACAATCCCCGTAATTTGTACCAAAATTTTATCGTGGGGGTGAATGGGGGAGACCGGACGCTTTACACCTATCTGGGACCCCTCCTGCCGCAATTGGGGAATGCAGTGTATGCCTGCACGGGTGCCCTTTCTCCCCTGTTGAACGACCCGGACTTGCGGTGTGTGGGGATTGGCACCAAGGTATTTCTGGGGGGCGGGGTGGGGTACATCGCCTGGGAAGGGACGCAACATTTCCCTTTGCAAAAACGGCTCCCGAATCGGGTGCCCATTGGACCAGCGGCGACGGTGGCACTGATTGGGGATGCCCAGCAGATGCAATCCCGGTGGGTGCGGGGCTGTTTTTTCAAACATTACGGTTCCTCGCTGTACCTGGGGGTGGGGGTACCCTTCCCGGTTCTGGATGAGCAGGTGATTGTCGCTTGTGCAGTACAGGATGAGGATATTGTCGTGCCGGTGATGGATTTTGCCATTCCCCGCCGAGTGCGTCCCAGCTTTGGACTGGTGAGTTATGCCCAACTCAAGTCCGGGCGAATTACGATTAACGGGACACAAGTCCGTACTGCCCCCCTCGCCAGCATTTCCTGGTCTCTGGAGGTGGCGGAAATTCTCAAATCCTGGATTGAGCGGGGGGAATTTACCTTGAATGAACCAATTGCGCCCCTGCCGATGGACCGGGCATTTTTGTCCCAGGACGGTCTGGAGTAA
- a CDS encoding heme oxygenase (biliverdin-producing) produces the protein MSSQLALALREGTKKAHTMAENVGFVRCFLKGVVEKQSYRKLVANFYFVYGALEAAMAQHREHPVVGPLYFPELVRQPALERDLAFYYGAQWREEIRLSPAGQTYVHRIEELARTQPELLVAHAYTRYLGDLSGGQILKKIAQNAMNLGDEGVAFYHFEQIPDEKAFKAQYRQILDTLPVDAGTVQAIVEEANAAFGLNMKMFQELEGNLVKAIGIMLYNSIVRGRQKGSTELAPATE, from the coding sequence ATGAGTAGTCAATTGGCATTAGCACTACGGGAAGGCACCAAAAAAGCCCACACGATGGCGGAAAACGTCGGTTTTGTCCGCTGTTTCCTCAAAGGGGTGGTCGAAAAGCAGTCCTACCGCAAATTGGTGGCGAATTTCTATTTCGTCTATGGGGCGTTGGAAGCGGCGATGGCACAGCACCGGGAACATCCGGTTGTTGGTCCATTGTATTTCCCCGAATTGGTGCGTCAACCGGCTCTGGAGCGGGATTTAGCCTTTTACTACGGTGCCCAATGGCGGGAGGAAATTCGGCTTTCCCCAGCCGGTCAGACCTATGTGCATCGCATTGAGGAATTGGCACGCACCCAGCCGGAATTGTTGGTGGCGCACGCCTACACCCGCTACTTGGGGGATTTATCGGGCGGACAAATTCTCAAAAAAATTGCCCAAAACGCCATGAATTTGGGGGACGAAGGGGTGGCTTTTTACCACTTTGAGCAAATTCCCGACGAAAAAGCCTTCAAAGCCCAGTACCGCCAGATTTTGGATACCCTGCCTGTGGATGCGGGCACGGTTCAAGCGATTGTGGAGGAAGCCAACGCCGCCTTTGGCTTGAATATGAAAATGTTCCAGGAACTAGAGGGAAATCTGGTCAAAGCCATCGGAATTATGCTCTACAACTCCATCGTCAGGGGACGGCAAAAGGGCAGTACGGAGTTGGCACCTGCCACCGAATAA
- the def gene encoding peptide deformylase codes for MTHTILQLGHPTLHHPASPVEHFADPTVQQLMGDLVRVCQEANGVGLAAPQVGVSLQMLVVASRPNPRYPHAPLMQPLVMVNPELVAMAGEPIWDWEGCLSVPNQRGLVARSPWVRVRFVNDQGEVVTQEFEDFVARIVQHEYDHLQGTLFVERQPQRLLTEAAYRTEILGQCMGNCSP; via the coding sequence ATGACGCACACCATTCTGCAACTGGGGCATCCCACCCTCCACCACCCAGCGTCACCCGTTGAGCATTTCGCTGACCCTACCGTCCAGCAACTGATGGGGGATTTGGTGCGGGTATGTCAGGAAGCAAATGGCGTGGGCTTGGCGGCTCCCCAGGTGGGTGTGTCATTACAAATGCTGGTAGTGGCTTCCCGTCCCAATCCCCGTTATCCCCATGCACCCCTGATGCAACCCCTGGTGATGGTCAACCCGGAACTGGTGGCAATGGCTGGGGAACCCATCTGGGACTGGGAAGGATGCCTGAGTGTGCCCAACCAACGGGGGTTAGTCGCCCGGTCGCCCTGGGTGCGGGTGCGGTTTGTGAATGACCAGGGGGAGGTAGTGACCCAAGAGTTTGAGGATTTTGTGGCACGGATTGTCCAACATGAGTACGACCATCTCCAGGGAACCTTGTTCGTCGAACGGCAACCGCAACGATTGCTCACGGAAGCGGCGTACCGGACGGAAATCTTGGGTCAATGTATGGGCAATTGCTCCCCATGA
- a CDS encoding NAD(P) transhydrogenase subunit alpha: protein MNTALISALFVFVLASFAGFEVINKVPPTLHTPLMSGSNAISGIAVVGAILLAGTAQDTLSEILGITAIALAMVNVVGGFLVTDRMLQMFKK, encoded by the coding sequence ATGAACACCGCCTTAATCTCCGCCCTATTTGTGTTTGTACTGGCTTCCTTTGCCGGATTTGAGGTGATTAATAAAGTACCCCCGACCTTGCACACACCGTTAATGTCCGGTTCCAATGCCATTTCGGGGATTGCAGTAGTGGGAGCCATTTTGCTGGCTGGAACTGCCCAGGATACCTTGAGTGAAATTCTGGGAATTACGGCGATTGCCCTGGCGATGGTGAATGTGGTGGGTGGTTTTTTGGTCACTGACCGAATGTTGCAAATGTTCAAAAAATAG
- a CDS encoding NAD(P)(+) transhydrogenase (Re/Si-specific) subunit beta, whose product MNLANLLPTGIELTYLVAISLFIIGIKKLGSPATARMGNVWAAVGMLLAVVATLLQQQVLNYGQVLLGLVIGSVVGAWMAYRVEMTAMPQMVGLLNGLGGAASVLIAGGEFWRSTLSGMPLATSALISTLLGVLIGGVTFTGSLLAFGKLQGWVTGNPVILPLQRWLTAGLAAGTLAASGVLLLSPLNLPAFAAVLVLSLIFGVLFVLPIGGADMPVVISLLNSFSGLAAAATGFILLNDALVVSGALVGASGLILTQIMCKAMNRSLSNVLFGAFTATQGGTAGAGATVAGTIRRTDEEETAMMLAYARSVVIVPGYGMAVAQAQHTLRELADALEQRGVSVKYAIHPVAGRMPGHMNVLLAEANVPYTQLYDMEAINPEFERTDVALVVGANDVVNPAARHDKNSPIYGMPILEVDKAQRTVVIKRGMSRGYAGVENELFYKERTAMLFGSAREVIAQLLNEVRQLG is encoded by the coding sequence ATGAATTTAGCGAACCTTCTCCCCACCGGCATTGAACTCACCTATTTGGTTGCCATTTCCCTATTTATCATTGGCATTAAAAAATTGGGTTCCCCCGCTACGGCTCGGATGGGCAATGTCTGGGCGGCGGTGGGGATGTTGCTGGCTGTGGTGGCAACGTTATTACAACAACAGGTCTTGAATTACGGTCAAGTTCTCCTGGGTTTGGTGATTGGCTCGGTGGTGGGGGCGTGGATGGCGTACCGGGTGGAAATGACCGCCATGCCCCAGATGGTGGGTTTGTTGAATGGTTTGGGGGGGGCGGCTTCGGTGTTGATCGCCGGGGGAGAATTTTGGCGCAGTACCTTGTCCGGTATGCCCTTGGCAACATCGGCTTTAATTTCCACCCTGTTGGGGGTGTTGATTGGGGGCGTGACGTTTACGGGGAGTTTGCTCGCCTTTGGGAAATTGCAGGGCTGGGTGACGGGGAATCCGGTAATTTTGCCCCTGCAACGCTGGCTGACGGCGGGCTTGGCGGCGGGTACCCTGGCGGCGAGTGGGGTTTTACTGCTTTCCCCCCTGAATCTACCGGCTTTTGCGGCGGTATTGGTTCTCTCACTCATCTTTGGCGTGCTGTTTGTCCTGCCGATTGGGGGGGCGGATATGCCGGTGGTGATTTCCCTGTTGAACTCGTTTTCGGGTTTGGCGGCGGCGGCGACCGGGTTTATCCTGCTGAACGATGCCCTGGTGGTGTCCGGGGCGTTGGTGGGGGCATCCGGGCTGATTTTGACCCAGATCATGTGTAAGGCGATGAACCGTTCCCTGAGTAATGTCCTATTTGGGGCATTCACGGCGACCCAGGGGGGTACTGCTGGGGCGGGGGCAACGGTGGCGGGGACGATTCGGCGCACGGACGAGGAGGAAACGGCGATGATGCTTGCCTATGCCCGGTCGGTGGTGATTGTGCCGGGGTATGGGATGGCGGTGGCGCAGGCGCAACACACTCTGCGGGAATTGGCGGATGCCCTGGAACAGCGGGGGGTGTCGGTCAAGTATGCGATTCATCCGGTGGCGGGGCGGATGCCGGGGCACATGAATGTCCTGTTGGCGGAGGCGAACGTGCCCTACACCCAGTTGTACGACATGGAGGCGATCAACCCGGAATTTGAGCGTACGGATGTGGCGTTGGTGGTGGGTGCCAATGATGTGGTAAATCCGGCGGCACGCCATGATAAAAATAGTCCCATTTACGGAATGCCGATCTTAGAAGTGGATAAAGCCCAACGGACGGTGGTGATCAAACGGGGCATGAGCCGGGGTTATGCGGGGGTAGAAAATGAATTGTTCTACAAAGAACGCACCGCCATGTTATTTGGAAGTGCCCGGGAAGTGATTGCCCAATTGCTCAATGAGGTCAGACAGTTGGGATAA
- a CDS encoding Uma2 family endonuclease — protein sequence MVQMPIKPQLLYPDSDGQPMADNTVQYRWIVRLVANLKHLFKGQPAFVAGNLLWYPQPVVMPPVPVQAPDVMVVLGRPEGDRGSYKQWEEDNIAPQVVFEILSPSNSAREMLNKQLFYREHGVLEMFFYDPESYDFWGMVRPDLDHDFAPITALNFPWTSPTLGVRFEMFDDGLAVFHPNGEPFQDPDAIFEERDQARQERDRAFAKLRELGIDPAQL from the coding sequence ATGGTTCAAATGCCGATCAAACCCCAACTTCTGTATCCTGATTCGGATGGTCAACCGATGGCTGACAATACGGTGCAATATCGTTGGATTGTCCGTCTAGTTGCCAATCTCAAGCATCTTTTTAAGGGGCAACCTGCTTTTGTGGCAGGGAATTTGCTCTGGTATCCGCAACCAGTGGTAATGCCACCTGTTCCTGTCCAAGCTCCCGATGTAATGGTGGTTTTAGGGCGGCCTGAGGGTGATCGCGGTAGCTATAAGCAGTGGGAAGAAGACAATATTGCTCCCCAGGTTGTATTTGAGATTTTGTCGCCGAGCAACAGTGCCAGAGAAATGCTGAATAAGCAGTTATTTTATCGAGAGCATGGGGTTTTAGAGATGTTTTTTTATGACCCGGAATCCTATGATTTTTGGGGAATGGTTCGACCTGATTTAGACCACGATTTTGCACCGATTACGGCATTGAATTTTCCCTGGACTTCGCCGACGCTAGGGGTTCGGTTTGAAATGTTTGATGATGGGCTGGCGGTCTTTCATCCCAATGGGGAGCCGTTTCAAGACCCGGATGCGATTTTTGAGGAACGGGATCAGGCACGGCAAGAACGAGATCGCGCCTTTGCCAAGTTGAGGGAACTGGGAATTGACCCAGCACAATTATGA
- a CDS encoding DUF2079 domain-containing protein, whose translation MLKKWVNYLRQPDQPYLVAAVFFVVIFSLLLLRYGTFFATYDQGIFNQLYWNSLHGRFFESSLSSGLSVAVRLDGDVASVFYHRLGQHFTPALMLWLPVYALAPSPVTLILLQSLLLTVGGMVLYFLARHWLEAPLAWWISTGYYTAGAVIGPALGNFHDAVQLPLFLFAAILSLERRCWWLFWALILLTLMIREDTGIVVFGLGVYWLLSRRFPWVGLTVCCVSFLYVVLVTNVWMPAFSEDLSRRFLPGYFGQVTGDEAEATNTLEILKGILTNPMQLLLILGRRPLRIVLYLLGQWLPLALVPAVAWPAWVMVIFPLGQRILQNSHIALLLNVRYAINLVPALFYGAILWWAQHREWFQRRWQTFWGWCMGVSVVLIILANPNNSFSWVLPDSVQPWVWVPLHQRWHHRGEIQQLLTQIPAQSTVAATNQLIPPLSNRRGILRFPQYQLRLDNNQVQSVDYIITDLWYWRRFSLPWKNAWDIRELHQRITQGEYGIIGLRDEVVLLQKGAVTSPELQQQWQTLYQELLSLWQP comes from the coding sequence ATGCTCAAAAAATGGGTTAATTACCTGCGCCAACCTGACCAGCCCTACCTGGTAGCCGCTGTTTTTTTCGTGGTGATTTTCAGCCTTTTACTCCTGCGTTACGGCACATTTTTTGCCACCTACGACCAGGGCATTTTTAACCAACTGTACTGGAATAGTCTGCACGGACGTTTTTTTGAAAGTTCCCTTTCGTCTGGGTTATCCGTTGCCGTGCGTTTGGATGGGGATGTTGCCAGTGTGTTTTATCACCGCCTGGGTCAGCATTTCACCCCTGCCCTGATGCTTTGGCTCCCGGTCTATGCCCTGGCTCCCTCACCGGTTACATTAATTTTACTGCAATCGTTATTACTTACTGTTGGGGGAATGGTTCTCTATTTTTTAGCCCGTCATTGGCTGGAAGCCCCCTTAGCTTGGTGGATCAGCACCGGTTATTACACAGCGGGGGCGGTGATTGGACCAGCCTTGGGCAATTTCCATGATGCGGTGCAATTACCCCTATTTTTATTTGCCGCTATCTTAAGTTTAGAACGCCGGTGTTGGTGGCTGTTTTGGGCGCTGATTTTACTTACATTAATGATTCGTGAAGATACGGGAATTGTGGTGTTTGGGTTGGGGGTTTATTGGTTACTTAGCCGCCGATTTCCCTGGGTGGGTTTAACTGTTTGTTGTGTGAGTTTTTTGTATGTGGTATTGGTGACCAATGTTTGGATGCCAGCCTTTTCCGAAGATTTAAGCCGCCGCTTTTTGCCGGGATATTTTGGGCAGGTAACGGGTGATGAAGCCGAAGCGACCAATACCCTGGAAATCCTCAAAGGTATCTTGACCAATCCGATGCAACTCCTGCTCATTTTGGGTCGCCGTCCCCTACGCATTGTACTATATTTGTTAGGACAATGGTTGCCCTTAGCCTTGGTTCCTGCCGTTGCTTGGCCCGCCTGGGTGATGGTGATCTTTCCCCTGGGGCAGAGAATCTTACAAAATTCCCACATTGCCCTGCTGTTGAATGTACGTTATGCAATTAACTTGGTACCTGCACTTTTTTATGGCGCAATTCTGTGGTGGGCACAGCATCGGGAGTGGTTTCAGCGGCGATGGCAGACATTTTGGGGCTGGTGTATGGGGGTTTCAGTGGTGCTGATCATTCTCGCTAATCCCAACAATAGCTTCTCCTGGGTACTGCCAGATTCTGTACAGCCGTGGGTTTGGGTTCCCCTGCATCAACGCTGGCACCATCGGGGAGAAATTCAGCAACTACTGACGCAAATTCCCGCACAGTCAACCGTAGCCGCTACGAACCAATTGATTCCTCCCCTATCCAATCGGCGGGGCATTCTGCGGTTCCCCCAGTACCAACTACGTCTGGACAACAACCAAGTACAATCGGTGGACTATATCATTACGGATTTGTGGTATTGGCGGCGATTTAGTCTGCCTTGGAAAAATGCCTGGGATATTCGGGAATTGCACCAACGGATCACCCAGGGAGAATATGGGATCATTGGTCTGCGGGATGAGGTCGTTTTACTGCAAAAAGGGGCGGTTACATCCCCAGAATTGCAACAACAATGGCAGACTTTGTACCAAGAATTGCTGTCCCTGTGGCAACCATGA
- the rsmA gene encoding 16S rRNA (adenine(1518)-N(6)/adenine(1519)-N(6))-dimethyltransferase RsmA: MTPRPRKSLAQYWLKREDILQKIIEAAELKTTDSVLEIGPGAGNLTRYLLPQVQGLLAVELDQELIPFLHKKYGHHPHFWLIQKDILTLDLPAELRQNPPFPPPNKVVANIPYHITGPLLHYLLGSPSRPWPSPFERVVLLVQKEVAQRLTAQPGSKIFGALSVRIQYIAHCAWVCDVPASAFYPRPQVDSAVICLTPRSSDPIVREPQRFERWVQQGFSQRRKMLRNTLPVAPEILTPLLAQLGYPETVRAEAITAPDWVRLCNYLSEQLPDKP, encoded by the coding sequence ATGACCCCCCGCCCCCGCAAATCCCTGGCACAATACTGGCTTAAACGGGAAGATATTCTGCAAAAAATTATAGAGGCGGCTGAACTAAAAACCACCGACAGTGTTTTAGAAATTGGCCCAGGGGCTGGCAATTTAACCCGCTATTTACTGCCCCAAGTACAGGGATTGTTGGCGGTAGAATTAGACCAGGAATTGATCCCATTTTTGCACAAAAAGTATGGGCATCATCCCCATTTTTGGTTAATTCAAAAGGATATTTTAACCTTAGATTTACCAGCGGAATTACGCCAAAATCCCCCATTTCCACCGCCCAATAAAGTCGTTGCCAACATTCCCTACCACATCACTGGCCCGCTGTTGCATTATCTGCTGGGTTCTCCGAGCCGTCCCTGGCCTTCGCCCTTTGAGCGGGTGGTATTGCTGGTGCAAAAAGAAGTTGCCCAACGGTTGACCGCCCAGCCTGGAAGTAAAATTTTTGGGGCATTGTCAGTACGAATACAGTATATTGCCCACTGTGCTTGGGTGTGTGATGTGCCTGCTAGTGCGTTTTATCCCCGCCCGCAAGTGGATTCAGCCGTTATTTGTTTAACCCCTCGGAGTTCTGACCCGATTGTGCGGGAACCCCAACGGTTTGAGCGGTGGGTACAACAGGGGTTTAGCCAGCGGCGCAAAATGTTGCGGAATACCTTGCCGGTGGCGCCAGAGATTTTAACCCCCCTGCTGGCCCAGTTAGGCTATCCCGAAACCGTCCGTGCCGAAGCCATCACCGCCCCAGATTGGGTACGTTTATGTAATTATTTAAGCGAACAATTGCCGGATAAACCGTAA